One Microbacterium sp. W4I20 DNA window includes the following coding sequences:
- the ndk gene encoding nucleoside-diphosphate kinase, producing MATEETLVLVKPDGVARGLTGAILARIEAKGYALVDIRLVDPDRDVLAAHYAEHEGKPFYEPLLEFMLSGPSVAIRLAGNRVIEGFRSLAGTTDPTTAAPGTIRGDFGRDWGLKVQQNLVHGSDSPESAARELGIWFD from the coding sequence ATGGCCACCGAAGAGACACTCGTCCTCGTCAAGCCCGACGGCGTCGCCCGCGGACTCACCGGCGCGATTCTCGCGCGTATCGAAGCGAAGGGTTACGCGCTCGTCGACATCCGCCTCGTGGACCCCGACCGCGACGTGCTCGCCGCCCACTACGCCGAGCACGAGGGAAAGCCGTTCTACGAGCCGCTGCTCGAGTTCATGCTCTCCGGCCCGTCGGTCGCCATCCGACTCGCGGGCAACCGGGTGATCGAGGGCTTCCGCTCGCTCGCCGGCACCACCGACCCGACGACCGCGGCACCCGGCACGATCCGCGGCGACTTCGGCCGCGACTGGGGCCTCAAGGTGCAGCAGAACCTCGTGCACGGCTCGGACAGCCCCGAGTCGGCTGCGCGCGAACTCGGCATCTGGTTCGACTGA
- a CDS encoding vitamin K epoxide reductase family protein: MSEQRTRPVVYAVWLIIASVVGWFAAFQLTVEKFILLENPKEALACDLSPFVQCTTNLGSWQGELFGFPNPLLGLTGWMAPLVVGVAVLAGAQFPRWFWAVFGAGITGSFVFVCWLIGQSLYAPNLGVLCPWCMVTWAVVIPTFFATMVHLTRNGTFTRNEKARATAEKAMVWVPLATILAYAFIILLIQLRGIDFLGEMVRILF, from the coding sequence ATGAGCGAGCAGCGCACCCGCCCCGTCGTCTACGCCGTCTGGCTGATCATCGCGAGCGTCGTCGGCTGGTTCGCCGCCTTCCAACTCACGGTCGAGAAGTTCATCCTTCTGGAGAATCCGAAGGAAGCGCTCGCCTGTGATCTGAGCCCGTTCGTCCAGTGCACCACCAACCTGGGGTCGTGGCAGGGTGAGCTGTTCGGCTTCCCCAACCCGCTCCTCGGACTCACCGGCTGGATGGCGCCCCTCGTCGTCGGCGTGGCCGTGCTCGCGGGAGCGCAGTTCCCCCGGTGGTTCTGGGCGGTCTTCGGCGCCGGGATCACGGGGTCCTTCGTCTTCGTCTGCTGGCTCATCGGCCAGAGTCTCTACGCACCCAACCTCGGCGTGCTCTGCCCGTGGTGCATGGTCACCTGGGCAGTGGTGATCCCGACCTTCTTCGCCACGATGGTGCATCTCACGCGCAACGGCACCTTCACCCGGAACGAGAAGGCCAGGGCGACCGCGGAGAAGGCGATGGTCTGGGTGCCGCTCGCGACGATCCTCGCGTATGCGTTCATCATCCTGCTGATCCAGCTGCGCGGTATCGACTTCCTCGGCGAGATGGTCCGCATCCTGTTCTGA
- a CDS encoding Rne/Rng family ribonuclease — MADENNDNNIPTLDLPADAAEQLTEPDAPDADVVSEASAESEDAAAEAAGEETAGGSDSDATDLAEAELAADAANNAASAQESDDAQSAEQTDGGAEAIAEALIASDLEIESDVISTDADAPADQESAADAEPAADTEPAAEAEPAADAESAAETEPEPAGPVTAVSLGLLPEVFVSQVSTQLHFYAPEVVPLPARAERPERNDRSERIFDRIADRDQDDQAGRRGRRRRGGSEGDEQRDEPRQRQRVVEYITEPKAIKGSTRLEAKKQRRRDGRDAGRRRPVVTEAEFLARRESVDRKMVVRSKNGRTQIGVLEDGVLVEHYVARNQDASLIGNVYLGRVQNVLPSMEAAFVDIGRGRNAVLYSGEVDWDGVETGNQPRRIELALKPGDRVLVQVTKDPIGHKGARLTSQISLPGRYLVYVPGGSMNGISRKLPDNERARLKRILKEVLPESSGVIVRTAAEGATEDQLTRDVQRLTAQWEHIRKQVDNQQAPALLHAEPDLLVKIVRDVFNEDFTKMLIQGEESQQTIRAYLESVAPDLLERTEPYEDETDPFDAFRITEQIEKALDRKVWLPSGGSLVIDRTEAMTVVDVNTGKFVGSGGNLEETVTKNNLEAAEEIVRQLRLRDIGGIIVVDFIDMVLESNRDLVLRRLIECLSRDRTKHQVAEVTSLGLVQMTRKKLGLGLLETFSENCEVCAGRGVIVHHDPVVKHRSNGSSSGDRNGDRNGNGNGQSNRRQRGGGNGPSQSAPPAPNVTHSIPEGAKSALAQIAASTLAPSLEPVEIAADAGSAEAVQSPAPERAEAPERAKKPRKKRSSDRKGPRSPAEALLDSVLDALPEPKAPGQGRGRRRVSTAALTGTPISVTNDSSTAPVASADTES; from the coding sequence ATGGCCGATGAGAACAATGACAACAACATCCCGACCCTCGACCTCCCGGCTGACGCCGCGGAGCAGCTGACGGAGCCTGACGCTCCTGACGCCGACGTCGTGTCGGAGGCATCCGCCGAGTCTGAGGACGCGGCCGCCGAGGCTGCGGGGGAAGAGACCGCAGGCGGTTCCGATTCGGACGCCACGGACCTCGCCGAAGCGGAGCTGGCAGCGGATGCCGCGAACAACGCCGCCTCCGCCCAGGAATCCGATGACGCGCAGAGCGCCGAGCAGACCGACGGCGGTGCAGAGGCGATCGCCGAGGCGCTGATCGCCTCAGATCTCGAGATCGAGTCCGACGTGATCTCGACGGATGCTGACGCGCCGGCCGACCAGGAGTCTGCTGCCGACGCCGAGCCCGCTGCCGACACCGAGCCTGCTGCCGAGGCTGAGCCCGCTGCCGACGCTGAGTCTGCTGCCGAGACGGAGCCCGAGCCGGCCGGCCCCGTGACTGCGGTCTCTCTGGGACTGCTTCCCGAGGTGTTCGTCTCCCAGGTCTCGACGCAGCTGCACTTCTACGCGCCCGAGGTCGTCCCGCTGCCGGCACGCGCCGAGCGCCCGGAGCGAAACGACCGCAGCGAGCGCATCTTCGACCGGATCGCCGATCGCGATCAGGATGACCAGGCAGGCCGCCGCGGCCGCCGCCGTCGGGGTGGATCCGAGGGTGACGAGCAGCGCGACGAGCCGCGTCAGCGCCAGCGCGTCGTCGAGTACATCACCGAGCCGAAGGCCATCAAGGGCTCGACCCGGCTCGAGGCGAAGAAGCAGCGCCGCCGCGACGGCCGCGACGCCGGACGACGTCGTCCGGTCGTGACCGAGGCGGAGTTCCTGGCGCGTCGCGAGTCGGTCGACCGCAAGATGGTCGTCCGTTCCAAGAACGGCCGCACGCAGATCGGCGTCCTCGAGGATGGTGTGCTCGTCGAGCACTACGTCGCCCGCAACCAGGACGCCTCGTTGATCGGCAACGTGTACCTCGGCCGCGTGCAGAACGTGCTGCCCAGCATGGAGGCCGCGTTCGTCGACATCGGTCGAGGCCGCAACGCCGTGCTCTACTCCGGTGAGGTCGACTGGGACGGCGTCGAGACGGGCAACCAGCCGCGCCGGATCGAGCTCGCGCTCAAGCCCGGCGACCGCGTGCTCGTGCAGGTCACGAAGGATCCGATCGGCCACAAGGGCGCACGCCTCACCAGCCAGATCTCGCTTCCCGGCCGCTACCTCGTGTACGTGCCCGGCGGTTCGATGAACGGCATCAGCCGCAAGCTGCCGGACAACGAGCGTGCGCGCCTGAAGCGGATCCTCAAGGAGGTGCTGCCGGAATCGTCCGGCGTCATCGTCCGCACCGCCGCCGAGGGCGCCACGGAAGACCAGCTCACGCGGGACGTGCAGCGGCTCACCGCCCAGTGGGAGCACATCCGCAAGCAGGTCGACAACCAGCAGGCTCCCGCTCTGCTGCACGCCGAGCCCGATCTTCTCGTCAAGATCGTCCGGGATGTCTTCAACGAGGACTTCACCAAGATGCTCATCCAGGGCGAAGAGTCGCAGCAGACGATCCGCGCGTATCTCGAGAGCGTCGCCCCCGACCTCCTCGAGCGGACCGAGCCGTACGAGGACGAGACCGACCCCTTCGACGCGTTCCGCATCACCGAGCAGATCGAGAAGGCGCTGGACCGCAAGGTGTGGCTGCCCTCCGGCGGTTCGCTCGTGATCGACCGCACCGAGGCGATGACGGTCGTCGATGTCAACACCGGCAAGTTCGTCGGCTCGGGGGGAAACCTCGAGGAGACGGTCACCAAGAACAACCTCGAGGCGGCGGAGGAGATCGTCCGTCAGCTGCGCCTGCGCGACATCGGCGGCATCATCGTCGTCGACTTCATCGACATGGTGCTCGAGTCGAACCGCGACCTCGTTCTGCGCCGGCTGATCGAATGCCTGAGCCGCGACCGCACGAAGCACCAGGTCGCCGAGGTCACCTCACTCGGCCTCGTGCAGATGACGCGTAAGAAGCTGGGCCTCGGCCTGCTGGAGACCTTCAGCGAGAACTGCGAGGTGTGCGCCGGCCGCGGTGTCATCGTGCACCACGATCCGGTCGTCAAGCACCGCTCCAACGGCAGCAGCAGCGGCGACCGCAATGGCGACCGCAACGGCAACGGCAACGGCCAGAGCAACCGCCGCCAGCGCGGCGGTGGCAACGGCCCGAGTCAGAGCGCCCCGCCGGCGCCCAACGTGACCCACAGCATCCCCGAGGGAGCGAAGTCAGCGCTCGCGCAGATCGCCGCCTCCACGCTCGCACCGAGCCTCGAGCCCGTCGAGATCGCGGCGGATGCCGGTTCGGCCGAGGCCGTCCAGTCCCCGGCACCCGAGCGGGCAGAAGCACCTGAGCGCGCGAAGAAGCCGCGGAAGAAGCGCAGCTCCGACCGCAAGGGACCGAGGTCGCCTGCCGAAGCGCTGCTCGATTCCGTGCTCGACGCTCTGCCGGAACCCAAGGCTCCCGGTCAGGGACGCGGTCGCCGCCGGGTCTCCACTGCGGCGCTCACGGGCACCCCGATCTCGGTCACCAACGACTCGTCAACGGCGCCGGTCGCGTCCGCGGACACGGAGTCCTGA
- a CDS encoding DUF4031 domain-containing protein: MTVLVDDPIWPAHGRLWAHLVSDTDLDELHAFAKAHDVPARAFDLDHYDVPADLIPRLLAAGAEHVGGKELVRRLIASGLRVRGRDRRR, translated from the coding sequence ATGACCGTTCTCGTCGACGACCCGATCTGGCCTGCCCACGGGAGACTGTGGGCGCACCTGGTCAGCGATACCGATCTCGACGAGCTGCACGCCTTCGCGAAGGCCCACGATGTTCCCGCTCGCGCGTTCGATCTCGACCACTACGACGTGCCGGCCGACCTCATCCCCCGGCTCCTCGCCGCCGGCGCTGAGCACGTCGGCGGCAAGGAACTGGTACGACGACTGATCGCCTCAGGACTCCGTGTCCGCGGACGCGACCGGCGCCGTTGA
- the rplU gene encoding 50S ribosomal protein L21 yields MVYAVVRAGGRQEKVEVGTIVQLDRVKAAQGEKIELAAVLLVDGATVTTDADSLAKVKVTAEVIGNLRGPKIIIQKYKNKTGYKKRQGHRQELTRVKITGIK; encoded by the coding sequence GTGGTTTACGCAGTAGTGCGCGCCGGTGGCCGGCAGGAGAAGGTCGAGGTCGGCACCATCGTTCAGCTCGACCGTGTCAAGGCTGCCCAGGGCGAGAAGATCGAGCTGGCCGCCGTGCTGCTCGTCGACGGCGCCACGGTGACCACCGACGCTGACTCGCTCGCGAAGGTCAAGGTCACGGCTGAGGTCATCGGCAACCTCCGCGGCCCGAAGATCATCATCCAGAAGTACAAGAACAAGACCGGCTACAAGAAGCGCCAGGGGCACCGTCAGGAGCTCACGCGCGTCAAGATCACCGGCATCAAGTAA
- the rpmA gene encoding 50S ribosomal protein L27 — protein MAHKKGASSTRNGRDSNAQRLGVKRFGGQQVLAGEIIVRQRGTHFHPGVNVGRGGDDTLFALAAGAVQFGAKGGRKVVNIVAAAE, from the coding sequence ATGGCACATAAAAAGGGCGCAAGCTCCACCCGTAACGGTCGTGACTCCAACGCTCAGCGACTTGGCGTCAAGCGCTTCGGCGGTCAGCAGGTCCTCGCCGGCGAGATCATCGTCCGCCAGCGCGGCACGCACTTCCACCCCGGTGTGAACGTCGGCCGTGGTGGCGACGACACGCTGTTCGCTCTGGCCGCCGGTGCGGTCCAGTTCGGCGCGAAGGGCGGCCGCAAGGTCGTCAACATCGTCGCCGCTGCTGAGTGA
- the obgE gene encoding GTPase ObgE, translating to MVTFVDTVTLHLRAGKGGNGCVSVHREKFKPLGGPDGGNGGDGGDVVLVADPQTGTLLSYHHSPHRNSGNGGPGMGDHRSGFLGENLELLVPVGTVVKNTDGEVLIDMIEPGDRYVAAAGGQGGLGNAALATPKRKAPGFALLGTPGVERDLVLELKTVADIALVGYPSAGKSSLIGAISAARPKIADYPFTTLHPNLGVVQSEDFRYTVADVPGLIEGASEGRGLGLEFLRHVERCTALLHVLDCATLEPGRDPISDLDVILGELAAYQVPEGQTPLLERPQIIALNKIDVPEARDLAELVRPDLEARGFRVFEISTVSHEGLRPLTLALGELVDKHRREAVVAPPRERVVIRTRGPKKEFSIRVEGGTYGNVYRILGEKPVRWVQQTDFQNEEAVGFLADRLEKLGVEDELFRVGAVQGSTVVIGEGDSIVFDWEPTMSSAAELMAAPRGTDPRLAPNDRRTTSERRQTYYERMDAKAAARAEVEAQRLAAYREDGE from the coding sequence ATGGTCACGTTCGTCGACACCGTGACACTGCACCTGCGTGCGGGCAAGGGCGGCAACGGCTGTGTCTCGGTCCACCGCGAGAAGTTCAAGCCGCTCGGCGGCCCTGACGGCGGCAACGGCGGTGACGGCGGCGACGTCGTGCTCGTCGCCGACCCGCAGACGGGCACGCTGCTCTCGTACCACCACTCGCCGCACCGGAACTCGGGCAACGGCGGTCCCGGCATGGGCGACCACCGCTCGGGCTTCCTCGGCGAGAACCTCGAGCTGCTGGTCCCGGTGGGCACCGTCGTGAAGAACACCGACGGCGAAGTCCTGATCGACATGATCGAACCGGGCGACCGCTATGTCGCGGCTGCCGGTGGCCAGGGCGGGCTGGGCAACGCGGCTCTCGCGACGCCCAAGCGCAAGGCGCCCGGATTCGCGCTCCTCGGCACCCCCGGGGTCGAACGCGACCTGGTGCTCGAGCTCAAGACCGTCGCCGACATCGCCCTCGTGGGGTACCCGTCCGCCGGCAAGTCGAGCTTGATCGGCGCAATCTCCGCCGCCCGGCCCAAGATCGCCGACTACCCGTTCACGACGCTCCACCCGAACCTCGGTGTCGTGCAGTCGGAGGACTTCCGCTACACCGTCGCCGACGTGCCCGGTCTCATCGAGGGTGCCAGCGAAGGCCGCGGCCTGGGCCTGGAGTTCCTGCGGCACGTCGAGCGCTGCACGGCACTGCTGCACGTGCTCGACTGCGCCACGCTCGAGCCCGGGCGCGACCCGATCTCCGACCTCGACGTGATCCTCGGCGAACTCGCGGCCTACCAGGTGCCGGAGGGACAGACGCCACTGCTCGAGCGCCCGCAGATCATCGCGCTGAACAAGATCGATGTGCCCGAGGCGCGCGATCTCGCCGAACTCGTGCGCCCCGACCTCGAGGCCCGCGGCTTCCGCGTCTTCGAGATCTCGACGGTCTCCCACGAGGGTCTTCGTCCGCTCACGCTCGCGCTCGGCGAGCTCGTCGACAAGCACCGCCGCGAGGCGGTCGTCGCCCCGCCGCGCGAGCGCGTCGTCATCCGCACACGCGGTCCGAAGAAAGAGTTCTCGATCCGGGTGGAGGGCGGCACGTACGGCAACGTGTACCGCATCCTCGGCGAGAAGCCTGTGCGCTGGGTTCAGCAGACCGACTTCCAGAACGAGGAGGCCGTCGGCTTCCTGGCCGATCGGCTCGAGAAGCTGGGCGTCGAGGACGAGCTGTTCCGCGTCGGAGCGGTGCAGGGTTCGACCGTGGTCATCGGCGAGGGCGACAGCATCGTCTTCGACTGGGAGCCCACCATGAGCTCGGCCGCCGAACTGATGGCGGCGCCGCGAGGAACAGACCCCCGACTCGCACCGAACGACCGTCGTACGACCTCGGAGCGTCGCCAGACGTACTACGAGCGCATGGACGCGAAGGCTGCTGCTCGTGCGGAGGTGGAGGCCCAGCGCCTCGCGGCGTACCGCGAGGACGGCGAGTGA
- the proB gene encoding glutamate 5-kinase, whose amino-acid sequence MTARTRADLATASRIVVKVGSSSVSGESSWRIPVLVEALAAAHARGAEVVLVSSGAIATGIPFLRLEARPTDLATQQAAAAVGQNILVYRYQESLRPFDIVAGQVLLTTGDLENPTSRSNARRAMERLLGLRILPIVNENDTVATQEIRFGDNDRLGALVAQLIEADALILLSDIESLYTKPPSDPAAEPIDIVAPDADLTGLEFGATVVNSVGTGGAATKVSAARLAAASGIGVLVTSADLVDQALAGAEIGTWFEPAIS is encoded by the coding sequence GTGACCGCTCGCACTCGCGCAGATCTCGCCACGGCATCCCGCATCGTCGTGAAGGTGGGATCGTCGTCGGTGAGCGGCGAGTCCTCCTGGCGCATCCCGGTTCTGGTCGAGGCCCTGGCTGCGGCCCACGCGCGCGGCGCCGAGGTCGTGCTTGTGTCCTCCGGGGCCATCGCGACCGGCATCCCGTTCCTGCGTCTCGAGGCCAGGCCGACCGACCTCGCCACCCAGCAGGCGGCAGCGGCCGTCGGGCAGAACATCCTCGTCTACCGGTACCAGGAGTCGCTCCGCCCCTTCGACATCGTGGCGGGGCAGGTCCTGCTCACGACCGGCGACCTGGAGAATCCGACGTCGCGGTCGAACGCGCGTCGTGCGATGGAGCGGCTGCTCGGACTGCGCATCCTCCCCATCGTCAACGAGAACGACACCGTGGCGACGCAGGAGATCCGCTTCGGTGACAACGACCGTCTGGGCGCGCTCGTGGCGCAGCTGATCGAAGCCGACGCGCTCATCCTGCTCAGCGACATCGAGTCGCTCTACACGAAGCCGCCGTCCGATCCCGCTGCGGAGCCGATCGACATCGTCGCTCCGGATGCCGATCTCACCGGGCTCGAGTTCGGCGCGACCGTGGTCAACAGCGTGGGCACCGGGGGAGCGGCGACCAAGGTGTCGGCGGCACGACTGGCCGCGGCATCCGGTATCGGCGTGCTGGTGACCAGCGCCGACCTCGTGGATCAGGCCCTCGCCGGCGCTGAAATCGGGACCTGGTTCGAACCCGCGATCTCCTAA
- a CDS encoding glutamate-5-semialdehyde dehydrogenase codes for MTDQTPQVRLVRAKEASRAIAALTSDDKAHALEAIAVALEQDAARIIEANGRDIARCREDGIGESLIDRLRLDEKRVAALASAVRQVAALPDPVGRVVGGHRMPNGVSLEQVRVPFGVVGAIYEARPNVTVDIAALALRSGNAVVLRGGSAARDSNTVLVEIMRRALEGAGVTPEAVQTVDDFGREGAKALMHGRGFIDVLVPRGSAGLIETVVTESTVPVIETGAGNVHILLDETAPDDWARDIVVNAKVQRPSVCNAVETVLVHRQAAPRLIPLVASALQSEGVAIHGDDIVAGLVTQVIPATEEDWETEYLSLDIAMKVVDSLDEALDHIRRYSTGHTESIITTDSRNAERFLAEVDSAVVMVNTSTRFTDGGEFGFGAEVGISTQKLHARGPMGLSELTSTKWLARGSGQTRG; via the coding sequence ATGACCGACCAGACCCCGCAGGTGCGCTTGGTGCGCGCCAAAGAGGCGTCTCGCGCCATTGCCGCGCTCACCAGTGACGACAAGGCGCACGCGCTCGAAGCGATCGCCGTCGCTCTCGAGCAGGATGCCGCCCGCATCATCGAGGCGAACGGTCGCGACATCGCGCGCTGCCGTGAGGACGGCATCGGTGAATCGCTGATCGACCGGCTGCGGCTCGACGAGAAGCGGGTCGCCGCACTCGCCTCCGCCGTGCGGCAGGTCGCAGCGCTCCCTGACCCTGTCGGCCGGGTCGTCGGCGGGCACCGCATGCCGAACGGCGTGTCCCTCGAGCAGGTGCGAGTACCCTTCGGCGTGGTCGGCGCGATCTACGAGGCTCGCCCCAACGTCACGGTCGACATCGCCGCATTGGCGCTGCGGTCCGGCAACGCGGTCGTCCTCCGGGGCGGCAGCGCCGCACGCGATTCCAACACCGTGCTGGTCGAGATCATGCGCCGGGCACTCGAAGGCGCGGGCGTCACGCCCGAGGCGGTCCAGACGGTCGACGACTTCGGCCGCGAGGGCGCCAAGGCGCTCATGCACGGACGCGGATTCATCGACGTGCTCGTGCCGCGGGGGAGTGCCGGCCTGATCGAGACGGTCGTCACCGAATCCACCGTGCCCGTGATCGAGACCGGCGCGGGCAACGTCCACATCCTGCTCGACGAGACCGCCCCCGACGACTGGGCCCGCGACATCGTGGTGAACGCCAAGGTGCAGCGGCCGAGCGTGTGCAACGCCGTCGAGACCGTCCTGGTGCACCGTCAGGCCGCGCCGCGGCTCATCCCGCTCGTGGCGAGCGCCCTGCAGAGCGAGGGCGTGGCGATCCACGGCGACGACATCGTGGCCGGTCTCGTGACCCAGGTGATCCCCGCGACCGAGGAGGACTGGGAGACGGAGTACCTCAGCCTCGACATCGCGATGAAGGTCGTCGATTCGCTCGATGAGGCGCTCGACCATATCCGGCGTTACAGCACCGGTCACACCGAGTCGATCATCACGACCGATTCGCGCAACGCCGAGCGCTTCCTCGCGGAGGTCGACTCCGCCGTGGTCATGGTGAACACCTCGACCCGATTCACCGACGGCGGCGAGTTCGGATTCGGCGCGGAGGTCGGCATCTCGACGCAGAAGCTGCACGCCCGGGGCCCGATGGGACTCTCGGAGCTGACCAGCACGAAGTGGCTCGCGCGCGGGTCGGGGCAGACGCGCGGCTGA
- the nadD gene encoding nicotinate-nucleotide adenylyltransferase: MNTAATTRAPRIGVMGGTFDPIHHGHLVAASEVAHSFDLDEVVFVPTGHPWQKSDVTPSEHRYLMTVVATASNPQFTVSRVDINREGPTYTIDTLRDLKTERPDAELFFITGADAVAQILSWRDHDELWELAHFVAVSRPGHVLSTDGLPSDNVSQLEVPALSISSTVCRERVRDDQPVWYLVPDGVVQYIAKHHLYRSKA, encoded by the coding sequence ATGAACACTGCTGCGACCACGCGCGCGCCGCGCATCGGCGTGATGGGCGGAACGTTCGACCCCATCCATCACGGCCACCTGGTCGCAGCGAGCGAGGTGGCGCACTCCTTCGACCTGGACGAGGTGGTCTTCGTCCCCACCGGTCACCCGTGGCAGAAGTCCGACGTCACGCCCAGCGAGCACCGCTACCTGATGACAGTGGTCGCCACCGCCTCCAACCCGCAGTTCACGGTCAGCCGCGTCGACATCAACCGTGAGGGCCCGACCTACACGATCGACACTCTCCGTGATCTGAAGACCGAGCGGCCGGATGCGGAGCTGTTCTTCATCACCGGAGCGGATGCCGTAGCGCAAATTCTCAGTTGGAGGGACCATGATGAGTTGTGGGAGTTGGCCCACTTCGTCGCGGTCTCTCGCCCAGGACACGTTCTGAGCACCGATGGCCTCCCGAGCGACAATGTCAGCCAGCTGGAGGTGCCGGCGCTGTCGATCTCGTCGACCGTGTGCCGTGAACGCGTTCGCGACGATCAGCCGGTCTGGTACCTCGTTCCCGACGGCGTCGTCCAGTACATCGCGAAGCATCATCTGTATCGGAGCAAGGCATGA
- the rsfS gene encoding ribosome silencing factor, whose protein sequence is MQSPETAEEMLRLAAQAAVDKGGEDLVALNVSEPLPLVDIFLLVTGNSERNVAAIADEIEDRLHEAGHKRVRREGRAESRWVLLDFGDLIVHVFHQEERVYYGLERLWKDCPVVPIDVAEPAADRP, encoded by the coding sequence ATGCAATCACCTGAAACTGCCGAAGAGATGCTGCGTCTCGCAGCACAAGCCGCCGTCGACAAGGGCGGTGAGGATCTGGTCGCGCTCAACGTGTCCGAGCCGCTGCCGCTCGTCGACATCTTCCTGCTCGTCACCGGAAACAGCGAGCGGAATGTCGCCGCGATCGCGGACGAGATCGAGGACCGGCTGCATGAGGCGGGTCACAAGCGCGTGCGCCGCGAGGGTCGTGCAGAGTCCCGCTGGGTGCTGCTCGACTTCGGCGACCTGATCGTGCACGTCTTCCACCAGGAGGAGCGCGTCTACTACGGCCTCGAGCGTCTCTGGAAGGACTGCCCGGTCGTTCCGATCGACGTCGCCGAGCCGGCCGCAGATCGTCCCTGA
- a CDS encoding SDR family oxidoreductase, with product MPTHLITGAGSGIGAVLARRLLDRGDQVIALARDAGRAREIAAELPGASTLVADLATPGRVSWALSKQHLPERIDSLVHAAGVVDLGTVADLAPSLWEQQLAVNLISPAELTRLLLPVLRVSRGQVVFVNSGAGLHAHAGWSAYAASKHGLKALADALRSEEAEHGVRVTSIFPGRTATPMQERVHQQEGVEYDPERFISPDAVATTILTALDLPRDAHLTDLTVRPGR from the coding sequence GTGCCGACGCACCTGATCACCGGGGCCGGTTCGGGCATCGGCGCGGTCCTCGCGCGACGCCTGCTGGATCGCGGTGACCAGGTGATCGCGCTCGCTCGCGACGCCGGTCGCGCCCGCGAGATCGCCGCGGAGCTCCCGGGCGCGTCCACACTCGTCGCCGATCTCGCGACGCCGGGCCGGGTCTCCTGGGCTCTGTCGAAGCAGCACCTTCCGGAGCGCATCGACTCTCTGGTGCACGCGGCGGGTGTGGTCGACCTCGGGACGGTGGCCGACCTGGCGCCCTCCCTGTGGGAGCAGCAGCTCGCCGTGAACCTCATCTCTCCGGCGGAGCTGACACGACTGCTCCTCCCGGTGTTGCGCGTGTCTCGCGGACAGGTGGTGTTCGTCAATTCCGGCGCAGGCCTGCACGCTCACGCGGGGTGGTCGGCGTATGCCGCGTCGAAGCACGGCCTGAAGGCTCTGGCTGATGCCCTTCGTTCGGAGGAGGCCGAGCACGGCGTCCGCGTGACGTCGATCTTCCCGGGTCGCACCGCCACTCCCATGCAGGAGCGGGTACATCAGCAGGAAGGGGTCGAGTACGACCCCGAGCGGTTCATCAGCCCGGATGCTGTCGCGACGACGATCCTCACCGCTCTCGATCTGCCGCGCGACGCGCACCTCACGGATCTCACGGTGCGCCCCGGTCGCTGA